Part of the Arachis hypogaea cultivar Tifrunner chromosome 6, arahy.Tifrunner.gnm2.J5K5, whole genome shotgun sequence genome, CAACTTATATATTTTCTTGTAGCTTTCAACGTGTAGAAGTGGCAATGAATGAGGGAATGAGTGGAGGAAGCTTCCTTTACCTTCTGTAGAACAATTATTTGGTACccctaaatatatttaatatataatttgaattttttataattatacatttttgttttagtaatcataaattaaacataaaattaaatgtaCATAATTATAAATGAGTTTAGCTAATGTATACCCTAAGGATACAAATTCaaattactaataataaaaaattttaaataatttattttaataaatacacaacaaatatataaaaattttaaattttaaatttttttatattagctaAATCCTTATAAAAAGGTCTGAATTATGTTTTAAATGGTGTTTTGGAGTATAGGATAATTTTTGTTAATGTGGGATTAGGGCAAGTTGGCGCTTGGCATATTCTTTTTCTTCCCTACCATTGATTTTTGGGAATGGGGGGGACCCTTGAATTGAAAGAGGGTCATGCCTCACATTCAGAGAGGATCAAGTTGGGTCACTCACTATTGCTACTACTGCTATGCCCTATGCCAATCACATGCTAAATCTTTAACGTCCtacttgcactttaatttctcttcaatTTCATccctatttttactttttttttattataaaaatttagataAACTTGATAATATCATTCTATTAAAATCAGGAAATTTCTTTTTTGTGGGGGATTCTCTGAGTGGTTACATATGACCCATAAAAAAATTGCTCGTATTAATATCCAGAATTTGAACTTGTTTCTTTATCACTATATCTAATCACATTTTTTACTTTTACATTATTTTTCTGTGTGTCTATTTTTAATGGTAAATACAAttcattttggaaaaaaaataaagaacgaagccctcattaaaaattatttgttattaaacATAACAAGTAAGTGAATAAgttttatactttattttcttttataatcttataaaaaaatatggataattcaattagtaaattattcttttaaatgcgaactattaatattaaatataacaaGAAAGTtaagatttatttaattaataataaaattttaaaattattatataaaaataaaaaattaattattatatatttatatataaatatatattatttaatttatttttaatatatgtacATTATTGATTACAGAGTTGTTATATGGCACGTCATTTCATTTGAAATCTTATTAATTGACCCTACAGGCCGATATACTGCAGTCAACACAAGGAATATAAACTACAAAACCAATCCCTTTTTTTCTTCAGACTTTTATTGAAATGAAATGACATTGCTGTTAATTTCTATATTAAAATGTGTGGTTACATTTCTTCTATATCATTCCTCTATGATTTCTAAAGAGAATTCTAGCTATATTTTCCTGATTATATACAACTTTTCTGTATAAAACCAACCAAAAAGATAGTCAAACATAATGATATGATAAAAAAGTCAACAGCAAagtttttaagtaatttttttttgttttttatgatatttttcagttttaaaaaCTAAGAACTAGTGTAGATCTGAACtcaatttaaaagtttattttttgttaataaatcACTATATGTACAAAATAGAATTCAAATTTTCAACACATATTTAAATAAACGAGTGAACATATCACTCAATCAATACAAATtgattatttaagtaaaaaatttatttgGAGGATTAGAAATTGTTTTTGAATCAGAACTTAAAAcaatttagctttttttttttggacagggaCCCGGGCCAACAGTTCAGCCCAGGTCCAGAACAGAGACACATGCTCCTAACCGACCCGAAATTCATCCGTGTTCCCCATTCCTTGCTGCGATCCCCATCCCTTGCTGCGCATGAGAGAGGCTGGATTCAGCCCAGGCTACGTTGCGGCTTCTTCTCTTCAGTAACTCTGCGCACTGATCGGACCCCTGCGTGATAGCGACGCTGCTGGAGTGACGGCACCGAAGACTGTTCGTATCTGAACTGCCATCGCACCGTCTTGCCTCCGTAGCAGCAGCCGGAATATCGCCGTCAGCGCCCTCCATCGCCCAGGGACCTTCCAAGCTCTATTACAGCTTCTTCTCCTCAGCAATTCAGAGCAATGAGGGAACCCCTACTTGATACCAACGCCGCCGAAGCTTGCTCGTGTCTGGGTCTCCCCCGCATCGAATTCCTTCCGGAGCATCAGCAAGGACATCGTCGTCGATGTCCTCCCTCGCCCAACAGTTAAAACCGCACTGGACCTCCTCTGCTTCATGATCCCGCAGCACCATCCGTGTAATAGCGTCGCCTTGGGTTGCATGTAGATCCTCTGTCTCAGATCATTGACGATCTGGATTAAATCCTGACTTTCCTGCCTCATTGCTTGGTTCGAGCATCTTCTTTTTGCCTAATTTGATTTTTGCTATAATTCTTTATAATACTTGTTTTACATTTGAAACTCACTTATAATGATGCTTTGTATGTCTGCAGGTGGTCTAGTACTCCAACTCGCTCGTAATAATTCTGTTTCTGCTGCTTTTGTCACTGCATGGGCTAGACGATTTTTGTTTCTGGGAGTCCAAGTCATTCCCTTTTCAGGTAAACTCTTCATTAAAATTTGAATATCTTGGATTATGGCCAATGCCTCTCCTAAGGTTGTCTTGGATTTAATTGCTTGAACGAGCTTTAAGTTATCAAATTCTATTAGAGTTCTGTCCATTTGTAGATTGTTCACTATGATTAATGCTTGCCTTATTTCTTGAGCTTCTGCCATAGTATTTGATTTGGCTTGAATCTTTCCTGAGAAACCTAATATAATCCTTCCTTTACTATCTCTGATAACCACAGCTATTGCACCTGTTCCAGTATCGTTTCTGAAGGCTACATCAACATTTGCTTTCAACCAGTTCTCAGGGAGAGGTCTCTATTTCACCAAGTTAGTTTTGCTCCTATTGGCTTCTATTTTCTGTGTCTGTTGTTTTTCTACTAGTTTCCAGTATGTTGCCTTTAGTGCTCTTGCCCTGCTGATTGTGCAACAAGGATTTACTTCCTATTGTTGAAATAGCTTGCTGTTCCTCATTTTTCATATCTCCCACATGAAAAATCTTAACTTACTAATTCTCTTCTCCTGGTCCTCTCCACCACCTGCTCTCACCTTTTTTATGCATTCCACCATCCAATTTCCGATTGAGCTAACTGTCTCAACTGTTGGGGTCCATTGACATTCCGCTCCGAACCATGTTGTCCTAGCCCAATCGCATAGCAGTAATGCATGTTCTACTATCTCTAAACTTTTTAAGCATATTTGACAAACTGAATCTGGTGCCATCTTTCTTTTATGTAAGTTATAACCTACTAGTAAtatatgttgagttaagaaattaactaaattaattagtgatgacaaacattatttttggcaaaataaataattagtgttgataaattaattaatgagtatatgttgctaattatttactaTTATGTTGCAGGCCTTAATTAAGTTGCAGCAGCCCAACATCAAACAAAAGATATCAGCTAATGGACTGAATAGTAAgtgaaaaaataaagacaagcccAAGTCATTCATCTCAAGCAAAAGTCATCAAAGAAGCAAAGCAAGGCACCAACGGGCTGTAGTAAAgaagaacccgatccaagcccgaaattgatttttaatttcccACCATCTTGCATTACCATAAGCAACGTTCCTCTCttctctaatcaagtcacatcaaggtttcagaaaagtaagaaagagaaagagagagagagcttcttcaccaagatagtcaccaaagaagcaagaaagagaaactaagcttgaaaggcagaagtcatctcaacaaatccaaaccaaatcaagcttaggttatagGTAAATCTTTTCCTCATACATGCAACTCGGTCTCATCTCTTCTttccaactctctgctctatctgaaaatggcattcaagagAAAGTTGTGCTCTGTCCTATTCTGCTtcacatctacggtcacaagtgatacttggggaccaagtagtttttcaatggctaagatcaagttgaccatgtgaagatttctatggttactgctttgtggctttcggtcaagatgagaAAGTCAGAGGGAAAGTTTCTACTCTGGGGATTAAGATGAAAAAGTGAATCtggggttggtgaagctcaaggctcaaggtgttgatcTTGGAAGAAGATTCAAGCAacatgcaagaagaataaaagaagactTCTTGCTCATTCAGAACCAAGGAGAGAAAACTAGAGTGTGAGAACAGTGTtctgaagttcctctacttggataatgcttactttcaaagaagcattcggccaatactgaagaactgtatcTGAGGTTTGTGAATCTGGTtatgcacatagcaaagaggctactgatgaagtcaatctccttcatgttttactgattgtaatgtacttttctatgtttatctttctgtaatttctatgagaaaaggcattgtgagaaaactcaagtaaaagccatgagtggaaaaaggctgagtgaaacacttgagggaaaagcctagagttattttctgatttctttaggttggctaagtgtcttgtatcttgtacctggttggtatccctttcttagttgggttagcactaagagtgaatagttaggagttaccatagccaatgtcaagttaggacagaacttgagtgtgaaattagtgtatgtaatactgttaactatagtgaaattcttccataattgtggaggagactgcatgtaggttgcatagcacaaggcaactgaaccaggatacatgctggtgttcgcTTTTCTCTTTTCTActgagttctgttttctgatattcatgagacaaaaataaattgtctcataaattttcactgctgagttcaaacagaatcagaattgtaatATTGTTTAAAAGGGttataacagcaacttaaaaaggaaggcatagattcaaccccccttctctaagcctaccacaaccttcaattggtatccaGAGCTGAGGTCTCAAGAAttaagcttaaccgcttggagcaaagatccaatggcaaaCAACTTGGGTACAACCACAGTTGCTTACACCCTCActaaaggccagtcaaacaaccggccacctttcttcaattggaagaactattcctactggaaagaaaggataaggatattcatccaatccattgactacaacatatggaagatcgttgtaagcggtccaaagatcccaacaaaaacaagtgctgatggagtggtgactccaaaagaagaagctgaatggaatgaagatgataagaagaagatagagctgaatgctaaagcaatcaaccttcttcactgtgctatcagctttgaagagtaccgaaagacgtctagatgcaagacagccaaagaaatctggaaaaaactccaggttacacacgaaggcaccaaataagtaaaagaaatgaggattgatatgctgcgaaaagagtacgagatgtttagcatgaaggatggagaaagcattgatgaagtgtttgagagattctcaatcataatcaacaaccttgatgctatgggtacaaactatgcagaacaaaccttggtgagaaaactccttagaagcctcacaaaagagtgggaaaacactgccactgtcctaaccgagagtaacaacataagtcccataacctatgatgagctgagaggaaaactccttgcctatgaagccacacacacaaacactgactcaaaaaaaaagggaatagccctcaagtcacaaatagaaccaaaagagagtgagtctagtgatggtatttcagatgacgagcttttgttttttgctaggagatttagaaggatgatgaagaacaagggcaaatacaagggttcaagttcaaaggagcacaagatagacttgagcaaggtgacgtgtcatcattgcaaggaggctggacacttcaagtcaaattgtccaaagctcaaaaaggaggacaaaggaaagaaggaaaggaagagagtactcatggcagcttgggaggatcttgagaatgactcaaatgaagaagaagaatctgaaggagatgacaaagactgcttcatggctggaaacaacaatcttgatgaggtaaactattatgatttgaccattgaggacttgcatgctattattgatgatctcactttaaacacatcaaaactgcttgataaatacaatgaatgcagatctgaaagagatgtgttaagagctgaaaataattttttaaaggaaaaaatgaaggaaactgaatgtgcattagacatcattgaagaaaacagatttctaaaatatgaacttgaaaaattaaaagaaaagcacattgtggatccttctcatgagttaattattgaaaatgaaagattaaatgataagattaaaaggctgaatggtgacttagcaaaatttgctcaaggttccaAAAACTTGGAcacattacttgcaagtcaaagaccattgtttgaaaaatctggtttaggctacatagccaaggaagatgcagtttctaatacttcctctataaaatttgtggcttcttcatcaaataccaaatccataccaagcaaatcaggtatcggatatgtttcaacttgtgaagaaaaatttgatgaagcaAACACAAGTGAAAttgagccttcaccaagaactggtccgagtccaaaccggccaggtttgggttacatttcaaaaaatgaggatgctttcaagaaaccaatattttacaacaaaacctcattttcgaaaggtaaaaatattcaaaaaaaattatggtGAAAACatttttgcaaagaggaataattataacaaaaataagtttgtcaaaagaaatgcatctcctccaaaaaccagaaaattccaaccatttaatcatttcaagcaatataactcacctcaatttcagcggcacacatcagaaaatcattgtgttaattgcaagaaatttggtcacttatatgcacaatgcttcattgaaaaaagagttgttggaaacaaagtttacaatattgtttgtgatttcaatgcacttgggcaaccaagatggattaacttcaaaggatccaaattaatttggatagctaaggctacttgaaactcatcatgcagatttgcctagcatccaagaacaaaaaggacatgtgatacatggatagtggatgttcaaggcacatgactggaaggtcaacctacttcatcaaaataaataagtatgatggaggttttgtgacctttggagatgatggtaaaggtaaaatcattgctgttggaaaattaggtaatgagcaatctactttcattgatgatgtgcttttggtatgtggtttaaagcacaatcttttgagtataagtcagctgtgtgatttaggatatttaattgttttcaaaaggcttgaatgatgtgttgttaatgaaaagacaaatgaagtgatgtttgttaccaagcgtttcaataatatatatggacttactcttgatgaactaaaggatcaaaatgtagcatgtcttcactctaaagaatctgaaaagtggttatggcacaagagattgggccatgcaaatatgtttcaaataaacaaacttgtaaagaaagaattagtaagaggtctcactttgataaagtttgacaaagacatcacttgtgatgcttgccaaatgggaaaacaaacaaaaagttcttttaaaccaaaggaagacatctctactaaaagaccacttgagttgctacacattgatttacttggtccaacaagaacttaaagcctaggtggtaaacattatggtttagtaattgtggatgaatataataggtttggttgggttttatttattgcacacaaaaatgaagccttttcggcctttgaacctttttgcaagaaaattcaaaatgaaaaggatttgaaaatctcttctataagaagtgatcatgaaactgaatttgaaaataatttgtttgaaaccttttgtgaggaatttggaatatctcacaacttctcttatccaagaacaccacaacaaaatggtgttgtggaaagaagaaatagaagcatacaagagatgacaagagctatgctttgtgagagtaatgttccaaaattcctttgggctgaagcggttaacacagcttgccacattttaaatagaacaatcataaggaaatttttgaagaaaaccccttatgaactttggaaaggctacccaccaaacttagattacttgtacatctttggatgcaaatgttttgttttaaataacaaagaaaatttgggtaaatttgatccaaaggcttatgagtgtttgtttgtaggatattccacaactagtaaagcatatagggtttatcatcaagatgctagaattattgaggagtccatacatgttaaattttgtgatactaacttggtgcaaagcattttggaagtttgtgatgcaggaaatcaagctcaaaaggaggatgaaactgcaaatgctgaaaattcaagagacaattccatgttgtctcatgaatctgaaggaaatctTGCGGCTAGCAGCGcccagaatcccttggtgactgaatctgcctccaagtccaccagacctcgtgagtggagattcttaaagaattatcatgaggaatttgtcattggggacgtctctcatggagtgcaaacaaggtcttccactagaaaggccaATGAAGGATCCAACATAGCCCTTCtatcacaaatagagcctcaaaacgtcaaggaagcactTGGTGACCCTTCTTGGattaaagctatggaggatgagcttcttgagtttgaaaagaaccaagtatggactttggttccaaggccaagtggaaagaaagtgaccggcaccaagtggatatttcggaacaagttgggagaagatggtagcactgcaagaaacaaggcaaggctagtggctcaaggatatgaccaagaagaaggaatagactttgatgaatcattcgcccctgttgcccgaatggaagccataagacttctcttagcttatgctgcattttgtggttttaaattatatcaaatggatgtaaaatatgcatttttttaatggtgtgatagatagagaagtgtatgtggagcagcctcctggttttgaaaataaagaacattctaatcatgttttcaaattgtctaaagctctctatggtttaagacaagctcctagagcttggtatgagagacttagctcttttcttttgaaaaatggttttcaaagaggtaccactgacacaactctattcatcaagaactctaatgattcttttattctagtccaaatatatgttgatgacattatttttggatcagcaaatgaatccctttgttctgaatttggaaaactcatgacaagtgaatttgacatgagtatgatgggtgaacttaatttcttccttgggctgcaaattaaacaaactgaaaaatgtattttcattcatcaagaaaagtatgccaaggaattagttaagaaatttggtatggaaaatgccaaatcCATGGGAACACCCATGCATCCTagttctaaattagataagggagaaactgagaaagatgttgatgaaactaggtatagaggaatgattggttcacttatgtacttaacttcctctagacccgatattgtgcaaagtgttagattgtgttctaggttccaatccaaacctaaagagtcacatctttctgcagttaaaaagATCATTAGATACGTTCATGGCACAtctaattttggtctttggtatcctaagattgatgatttttctgcggttggttattgtgatgcagattttgctggtgatagagttgatagaaggagcacttttggtttatgttgcttccttgaaaagtccttaaatgtttggtcaagtaagaagcaaccaacagtggccttatccactgcagaggctgagtatatagctgcttcttcttgttgttctcagcttttatggttaaaaacacagcttgctgattacaaattaaaggctgaaaatattcccttgatgtgtgataatatgagtgccattaatatttctaaaaatccagttttgcactcaagGATGAaccatattgaagtgaaatttcactcaataagagaacatgtccaaaaaggggatattagcattcaatttgttaaatctgaggagcaattagcatatatttttacaaaactattagctgaggatagattttgtatgcttaggacttgtctaggaattttgagttatgattctttatttgaaaattgccgatgtatttgctggagattttttgtctcataaataggTATGGgacaattctgggcaggtgaTGAACGTCTCCATCAAGCCAGCATGTTCTAGGCTTGTTTCAAATGAAAGATAATCTGAGCCAACCTCAAAATCAGATCAAGAGTGGTCCATTGTGTTTCCTTAAATCCAACTTTCTCTGGGCCCATATGTGAATGTTACATTTTTTTGGTGATGGGCtgtgtgtttatttttttaataatttttcatttaatgtttataattcaaaaagattttcaatttattttttggtttttcaaaatttaaaattcatttcctgtttttattttcaaatcaaatcaaatcttaaaTTTATGAGGTCAGGTCTTTTCATGTCATTTCAAaaagtgatgcagttgcatggttttagaAAAccacttttgggtacggttaccaacactccctctcttccctcaatAACTTCTCCTCAACCCTTCGGTTTCTTCCCTTTCACTCCACTGTCTCTTTTCCATCAAAAGCCTAAATCTAACCAAAAATGGGGAAGAAAGTTATTGCCAAAAGAGCACCGCGTGAGAAAATCGATAAACTTCCAGGATATCCTAGACCATCAACTCGTTCTCAGGACACCACTTTTACTCTAtcaccttctcctcctacctctcctcctcgcacTTCTCCCATGGCATGGACCAAGACTACACCGAGGTACCCTGCTCCTGCCAAGCTGACACCACCACCAAAGGCCACAACTTCCAAGCCAGGCTCCTCAAAACCTGGTTCTGCGAAGCCTAGCTCCTCCAAGGGCAAACATCCGGCGCCTGAGGAACCTGTTCCCGaaccaacacaacccaaatccaggTCGGTTCCTGTGCGCTCTCAACGAGGTAACCCTCATCTCCCTCTCAAATCTGTTAGAGAACCCGGCATTGACCCTTTTGCTCACAAATCGCACTTCATGACATCTCACTCAGACTATAACCCCCAtcgtttcaaatctgccatgaaccatGACTTTTATGAGGGATTTATTCAGTACCGTAATCTATGTccctcttttcttgctgatttacctgatttgaaaaagaaaggttttccttTTATTGAAAATCTGGaatttttagactggaatcaccttttcaaaatcaaaaaatcTGTTTATCCTCAAttagtcaaagaattttatgcaaacatgacttaccatgaaggaagtgtgcaTTCTTATGTTAAGGGCAGAGACATTATCTTGAATAATGAAACCATCAATGCTTCCTTGAAGTACACTGATGTTGGGCCGTGTGCTTATACATCTGTGaagtgggatgaaggtgttggtatctcttaccatgatgctctggctcacatttgtgaacatgtttctttaattgatggcatcacacccactcacaaagccctaggatatgaacgtgctcagttgcatcATATTATCAACCCCATCTTAATTTCTCAAAGTaattcatatcaaagggtttcttac contains:
- the LOC112696047 gene encoding uncharacterized protein, giving the protein MRIDMLRKEYEMFSMKDGESIDEVFERFSIIINNLDAMGTNYAEQTLVRKLLRSLTKEWENTATVLTESNNISPITYDELRGKLLAYEATHTNTDSKKKGIALKSQIEPKESESSDGISDDELLFFARRFRRMMKNKGKYKGSSSKEHKIDLSKVTCHHCKEAGHFKSNCPKLKKEDKGKKERKRVLMAAWEDLENDSNEEEESEGDDKDCFMAGNNNLDEICLASKNKKDM